GGGCAATGAATTCGCCAAAATACACATCAATGATATTTTTGGTGTTTACATTTCTAGTGATGCCATATTCCATTTTCACTGCTTTATCTTCTTCTTGAAAAGTACCAAATACCCTATCCCAAATGTTGAGCATATTGCAAAAATTGGTATCCATGTATAAGGGGTTTCGAGCATGATGGATGCGATGATGAAGTGGCGTGAGCAGCCATTTGGAGTAAATCCCAAGCCTTCCGCTTTTAGAAATACCTTCACCTATATGAATAAACGCACCATAAGTACCATCAATAAACATAATTAGAAACAGCAAGGCAGGGTGTATTCCAGCTAAAATACAAATGGTACCTCTAATTATATCGGCATAGGGTCCTTCTAAAAAGAAATGAGCGTAAGTAACAGAAAGGTTCATCTCTTCTGGTACATGGTGGGTGGAATGCAAACACCAAAACAACCTAACTTTATGCCCTAAATAATGGTAGATAAAATGTGCAAACTCCCACACGATATAGCCATAAATAAGCCAATACCAGGTCATAGTGGTTTGAAATAAAGCGTACGGCTGTAAGTGGGCAATAATTATGGCGGTCATCCCTATTGCTATTACTCTAGATATTAGCCTATTTAAGACATGAACAAAGAATATTATAGGGTAAATTTTAGTATTTGGTTTCTTATTAATATAGCCCATTACCAACTCTATTAATAACAAAAAGGGAATGAACGGAATTAGTACAGCTTTTATACCTGCCCAAGTGAGGAAAACGCTAAAATCTCCTGATTGAAGTACTTTCCATACCTCATTAATTCCAAGAAAGCCTAAAATTTCATCTTTAAGCAGTTCTATAACTTCCATACAATCTGTTTTTTATTTTTTTGGGTCGATGCTAAATGCCTTTTACGTCCTTTAGTAGAAGTAAAAAGGATTGGCAATTTAGGCTTATTTCATGATTGAAAAGAATTTTTCGTCGATTAACCTATAAGAGAAACATTAACAAAAAAGCGTTCACTGAAGTCAGTGAACGCTTAAATTATATGTCTTCAAAAAAATTATGGAGACTTTAATCTATCCACAGTTTTTTACTAATTCCTTTTACACCCCCAAATTACGTATAGTCCTATAGTTTTAGTTAAGCAGTGCTTATAATTCTACCATCTTCCATGGTGATGGTTCTGTGGGTATTAGCAGCAAAATCGGGGTCGTGCGTAACAATTAATAAAGATTGTTGATATTCCTCCGCCAGCTCTTTGAATATTTCAAAGACCACATCCCCATTCTTTTTATCCAGATTACCGGTGGGTTCATCGCCCATAATAATTAAAGGTTCATTTATAAGTGCTCTAGCTATAGCAACTCGCTGTTTTTGCCCTCCACTTATCTGATTCGGGTATTTTAGAGCCTCTTTTTCTATGCCTAGAATTCTCAATTTTTCATAAGCATGATGTTCTACTTCTTTCGCTGAAAGTTTCCCAAGTTTTAAGCCTGGCAGCATCACATTTTGCAGGTTATTAAACTCACTGAGTAAATAGTGAAACTGGAAAACAAAACCAATTTTCTCATTTCGCACTTTTGCTAGTTCGGCGTCTAGTTTGTTTGTCATAGAAACTCCATCCAAAAATAGTTCTCCCTCATAGCTAGTATCCATGGTAGAGAGGATATAAAGTAAGGTAGACTTCCCGCATCCAGACTTTCCCATTACAGAGACAAACTCCCCAGCATTTATAGCAAAACTAACATCAGTAAGCACCTGCACGGTAATTGGGTCGTGAAATGACTTACAAATATCTAGAGCTTCTATTACTTTCTTTTTCTCCATGCTTATTTACCTCTTATAATATCCACTGGGTCTACTTTACTTGCTTTTTTAGACGGAAAGTAACCCGCTAAGTAGGTAGTAACGATTGAAAAAACTGCTCCTATCACATAGAACATTGGATTATAGTTAATTGGATAGGTTTTAACTGCAGGCATAGAAGCGTTATTAAAAGGAATAATACCAATCAATGCTGAAAAACCTAAACCAAAAATCAAACCCAGTGCACCACCCACCAAGCCAATGGTTAAAGCAATAGTTAAGAAAATGGCATTGACATCCTTCCCAGAAAATCCTGTTGCTTTCAATATGGCAATAGAATCCATTTTCTCATATATCATCATGTTCAATATATTGAAAATACCAAAACCTGAAACAATGAGTAAAGTAATACCCACAGCGTAAGAAATGAGTGTTCGCACAGAGCTTCCTGTTTCAAATTGGGCATTGGCAGTTTGTATATCAATGGCTTCTGTATCAAAAAGCTCATGGTATCTTTTTGCCAATGCAGGAGCCATAGCAATATCCTTTATTTTGACTTGAATATCCGTAACGTAGCTGGCTGGTTTACCAAGCATCTTTTGCGTGGTGGCCAGTGTGGTATAACTTTGAACTTTATCGAGTTCATCCATTCCAGATTGGAAAAAGCCAACCACTTTTAAAGTGAAACGTGTTCCATTACTTGTGGTAATTTGAATATTATCACCCAGTTGAGCCAGCATTTTGTCGGCTGCACCCTTTCCTAAAATAATACTGTTAGGTGTGTTTTTAAGGTCTATAGTTTGACCCTCCACCACATAATCTTTAAAACTAAAAAGCCTACTTTCTTCATCTACATCAATTCCGTTTATAACACCAGTCAGATTAATCTCTCCTATATTATAAAAAACAGGCATGGTAGTTTTAGGAGCTACGCCTCGTACATTTTCGTCATTTTTCAATGCTTTAATAATGGCGTCGCTATTCCGAATATCTAAAAGCTCATTTTTGGGCTTTATATGTCGTACAAAATGATAGGAATCAGGAAACTCACTAGAGCGAGCTATCGGTTGAATCTTAGATGGTAAAATTTCATTATAAAGTCTTACATGTGGCGTACGGTTCAAAATGAGACTATCCAACAAGTCGTTTAAGCCACCCATAAAACTTAGCAGTGCAATAAACATGGCAATGCTGAAGGTTACTCCAAATGCGGCTACCATGGTTTGTTTTAAACGTGCTAGCAACAAGGCCAATGAAATCTCTGTGATGAGTTTTAATTTCATTGTTCCGGAAGAATGAGTTCTTCATTTACACCAATTCCTGATAAAATTTCCACCATCTGATAATCTTTCAGACCCGTTTTTACCGTCACCTTTTCACCAGATTTATTCACTACGGTAGAATCGTTTAGTAGATAATTTCGCGGTATTAGCACAGCATCTTTTTTGGTGTGAATCACCACATTGGCTTCAAAAGAAATATTGGGATATAGTACAGGGGGTTCATTGACGAATTCCGCCTCTATTGTGAATGTCTTGCTTTGCAAATTCATGATGGGGTTAATCTTAGAAACCACCGCATTAAAAACAGAATCTTGATAGCTATTTAATACCACCAGCACGGGCATACCTAACTTGACCGTTACTATATCATACTCATCAACTTGCATCTCTAACACATATTTTTCATCATCACCAATGATAGCAAATGGAACCTGTGGACTTACAAATTCTCCTTTTTCTATGTTTAGTTGATATACTCTACCTTTTACTTTACTCTTAACTAAGTAGTCGCTATTGCTTTTATTACTTATCAAAAGGTTGTTTTGGGCTTGTTTAGAAAGGTACTTCAACTGTCTATCTAGTTCGCCAAGTTTTTCCTGAGCTGATTTGTAGTTAGCCTTAGCACTCTTGAAGGCCAGTTCTTTTTGCTCCAGCGTTACTTTACTACCTATATTTTGTTCCCACAGCTTCTTTTGCCTTTCCAAATTTATGGAATCGCTCTTCATTTGGCTTTCGGTCAAATTGACGTAAGACTTAGCCTCCTCTAATTTTCCACGATTAATATTTAGGGCATTAAATTCATTTGTTAGACGAAGGTTTTCAGTTCTCAATTTTTGAGTCTCATCCAAAATTGACAGTAAAGGCGAACCGATTTCTACTACAGCACCTTCATCTACAAAAACATCATGAATAATACCGCTTACGGTAGCATAAGCTTGGTACTGGTTTTTACTTTTTAAAACGCCCGATGCGTAAACCGACTCCGTAATATCCTGAGTTACGGGCTTCATAGTTTCCTGGTCAGACTGGCAAGCCGCCAACATAATCAAAAGAAACAATGACGAGTATGTTAAGTTTTTCTGCAAAGACTAATTCTTTAAGTGATTATTGAAGTTAATCATTTAAACTATTATTGCATTAAATCTCTAGAGTAAAAAGAAGCCTCTTTGATCATAATCATATTTCCCCCTCCTATTATATGACCAAGCATAGCTTTGTAGGTTGCTTTACCAAAATTTCAATAAAAGCTAATTCATAAAAATCATGACAGCTTAGGCGAAAAAAAGGGCCACCGAAATTAATCAATGACCGTTAAACTTAATATCTACTTAAGACCTGTGGCTACTGTAACAGCACCACGTTCTTTTATGAGTTCATTCCTTACTCCTGATTTTCTGAATAATTCTACTGGATTTTATGAACTGAGGTATTCCCCTTTCTTTACACGTTTCTGATTTACTGGGAAGAAGACAAGCCATGGTCTAATAAATCACTAGCTAGATAATTTATTTGCAAACTGTGGTACAAACTAGAAAAAGCCTCGATAGAATCGATAGTGTTATCGACCTTTTATAAATTGAATTTTCCATAGTGTCAATTTTATGAGTACTTAAAGCTTTGATGAAAGCGATAACTACATATTTTGATTAATTACTTGTAACAGTTGAGTTTTTGACTGTACACCTGATTGACGCCAGACAATTGCCCCACCTTTAAACAAAGCCAATGTTGGCACGCCTTTAATATTATAGCGTTGTGCCACAGCTTGGTTTTTATCAATGTCAATTTTGATTATACGCACTTTACCTTCAACTTCTTTGGCAAGTTCTTTAATTATAGGTGCTTGTGCTTTACAGGGTCCGCACCATACTGCGTAAAAATCAACCAGAAGAGGTATTTCCGCATTGACTAGTTCTTTAAAATTTCCTTTCATAATTTTCTTTTTAATGAAAAGCATCAATTATTCAACTGAATCAATAAATCTTTAAATTGTTGTTTTATAAAAAAACGATTCTTTTGAACGCTTTGAAACCTTCGTAAACATGTTAATTTTACCCGATGACGATTTTATCTGGTAGGATATCTGTTAATAAAACTTGATTGCAATGCTTTTTTTGCGTCTTTTAAAAATTGTTTCACGTCTTCTAGCGTATGGTTTCTGATTTGTGCAATATCATCAAGTCCTAGATGTTGAACAGTGTATAATTGGAAAATGGTTCGGGTTTCAAATGGCAGATAATATAACACCATGCCGATTTGGTTTTGAATATCTTCAGTTTTTAAATCTTTATCAATTTTTTCAATCCAACCTTTTTCTTCATCCTCAATAAATACATGATTTAAGGTGTAGTCATTATGATTGTAAGACATATCATCGAGTTCTTCAATCATCAGCAAATCTCCGCCTCCATCTGTACTGAAGTTTTCTTGCATTTCGTCCCATTCTGGTTTTGTATAATCATCAATGTTTTCAAGAAAGGACTCATCAAACTTTTCTTCTTCAATACTATCGTCTAACAGGTCATTAGCTTTTTTGAATAGCCAGAGATAAAAACCTTTTTCATTTTTAACCTCTTCAATATGGTCGTAGACTTCGATAAAAAGTTGGTCTATAAAATCATCGACCTTGTATTTACCTTGAGGTAAATTCCCTTTCATCAAAGCTGTACTCACTCTTTTTACGATGTAACGCTTTACTTCGTAAAGGTCTTTCAATAACAATTCGTTAAAAGCGGCTTGTTCATTTTCCTGTTTGTATTTCATCAAATCGGAAAACGTACTCGCAACAAATACATCGAATTCTTTTTTACTTTCGTAATCTTTTAGGCTATTCATATTGAAAATATTTAAACTTAATTATCTACTCCAAATCTAAGGACACATACAGCAATAAAAAATGACGTAGGTCAGTCCATAAAAATGGAAATACTGACCTACGTCATTTAAAATCATAACACACTAAAGTACTTTTGAATAAAACTTAAATGAGAGTATTATAAAAACGGATTTAAATATTAAAGAAG
This sequence is a window from Arcticibacterium luteifluviistationis. Protein-coding genes within it:
- a CDS encoding sterol desaturase family protein, producing MEVIELLKDEILGFLGINEVWKVLQSGDFSVFLTWAGIKAVLIPFIPFLLLIELVMGYINKKPNTKIYPIIFFVHVLNRLISRVIAIGMTAIIIAHLQPYALFQTTMTWYWLIYGYIVWEFAHFIYHYLGHKVRLFWCLHSTHHVPEEMNLSVTYAHFFLEGPYADIIRGTICILAGIHPALLFLIMFIDGTYGAFIHIGEGISKSGRLGIYSKWLLTPLHHRIHHARNPLYMDTNFCNMLNIWDRVFGTFQEEDKAVKMEYGITRNVNTKNIIDVYFGEFIALFKDVWHAPGIKNKFLYVWMPPGWSHTGNHQTAQIVRDTYFEENSQ
- a CDS encoding ABC transporter ATP-binding protein, producing MEKKKVIEALDICKSFHDPITVQVLTDVSFAINAGEFVSVMGKSGCGKSTLLYILSTMDTSYEGELFLDGVSMTNKLDAELAKVRNEKIGFVFQFHYLLSEFNNLQNVMLPGLKLGKLSAKEVEHHAYEKLRILGIEKEALKYPNQISGGQKQRVAIARALINEPLIIMGDEPTGNLDKKNGDVVFEIFKELAEEYQQSLLIVTHDPDFAANTHRTITMEDGRIISTA
- a CDS encoding ABC transporter permease, with translation MKLKLITEISLALLLARLKQTMVAAFGVTFSIAMFIALLSFMGGLNDLLDSLILNRTPHVRLYNEILPSKIQPIARSSEFPDSYHFVRHIKPKNELLDIRNSDAIIKALKNDENVRGVAPKTTMPVFYNIGEINLTGVINGIDVDEESRLFSFKDYVVEGQTIDLKNTPNSIILGKGAADKMLAQLGDNIQITTSNGTRFTLKVVGFFQSGMDELDKVQSYTTLATTQKMLGKPASYVTDIQVKIKDIAMAPALAKRYHELFDTEAIDIQTANAQFETGSSVRTLISYAVGITLLIVSGFGIFNILNMMIYEKMDSIAILKATGFSGKDVNAIFLTIALTIGLVGGALGLIFGLGFSALIGIIPFNNASMPAVKTYPINYNPMFYVIGAVFSIVTTYLAGYFPSKKASKVDPVDIIRGK
- a CDS encoding efflux RND transporter periplasmic adaptor subunit, with protein sequence MQKNLTYSSLFLLIMLAACQSDQETMKPVTQDITESVYASGVLKSKNQYQAYATVSGIIHDVFVDEGAVVEIGSPLLSILDETQKLRTENLRLTNEFNALNINRGKLEEAKSYVNLTESQMKSDSINLERQKKLWEQNIGSKVTLEQKELAFKSAKANYKSAQEKLGELDRQLKYLSKQAQNNLLISNKSNSDYLVKSKVKGRVYQLNIEKGEFVSPQVPFAIIGDDEKYVLEMQVDEYDIVTVKLGMPVLVVLNSYQDSVFNAVVSKINPIMNLQSKTFTIEAEFVNEPPVLYPNISFEANVVIHTKKDAVLIPRNYLLNDSTVVNKSGEKVTVKTGLKDYQMVEILSGIGVNEELILPEQ
- the trxA gene encoding thioredoxin — its product is MKGNFKELVNAEIPLLVDFYAVWCGPCKAQAPIIKELAKEVEGKVRIIKIDIDKNQAVAQRYNIKGVPTLALFKGGAIVWRQSGVQSKTQLLQVINQNM
- a CDS encoding sigma-70 family RNA polymerase sigma factor codes for the protein MNSLKDYESKKEFDVFVASTFSDLMKYKQENEQAAFNELLLKDLYEVKRYIVKRVSTALMKGNLPQGKYKVDDFIDQLFIEVYDHIEEVKNEKGFYLWLFKKANDLLDDSIEEEKFDESFLENIDDYTKPEWDEMQENFSTDGGGDLLMIEELDDMSYNHNDYTLNHVFIEDEEKGWIEKIDKDLKTEDIQNQIGMVLYYLPFETRTIFQLYTVQHLGLDDIAQIRNHTLEDVKQFLKDAKKALQSSFINRYPTR